One Methylophaga marina DNA window includes the following coding sequences:
- a CDS encoding mannose-1-phosphate guanylyltransferase/mannose-6-phosphate isomerase: protein MIPVVMSGGSGTRLWPLSRKHKPKQFLNLFGDDSMFQQTILRLGGLNNSPPIVVCNENHRFMVAEQLLEIDIEKPSILLEPVGRNTAPAIVSAAFQALSREEDPVLLVLAADHVIADIDAFHQAIKFAEQQAMAGNLVTFGIVPTCAHTGYGYIQAEEKATISAVQQFVEKPDSATAEAYLSSGDYYWNSGMFMFKASVLIEEMSKFHPDIVEQCRLAVANSEQDLDFVRLSKEAFEACPSDSIDYALMEKTQKAVVVPLDAGWNDVGSWSSLWECSQQDENNNVLKGDVEIQNVKNAYIHSEHRLVSAIGVENLVIVETADAVMVASKDQAQDIKDIVAKLKKQSRSEAENHRLCYRPWGYYDSIDLGERFQVKRIRVKPGASLSLQMHHHRAEHWVVVQGTAEVTREDEVFLLSENESTFIPVGQKHRLHNPGRVALEIIEIQSGGYLGEDDIVRFQDNYHRH from the coding sequence ATGATACCTGTCGTAATGTCGGGAGGAAGTGGTACGCGTTTGTGGCCACTTTCACGTAAGCATAAACCCAAACAATTTTTAAATTTGTTTGGTGATGACTCCATGTTTCAACAAACCATCCTTAGATTAGGTGGTTTGAATAATTCACCGCCTATAGTGGTGTGTAATGAGAACCACAGATTCATGGTGGCGGAACAATTACTCGAAATTGATATTGAGAAACCCAGCATTCTGTTGGAACCCGTAGGCAGAAATACGGCACCGGCAATTGTCAGTGCCGCTTTTCAGGCCTTGTCACGTGAAGAAGACCCCGTACTTTTAGTGTTGGCAGCTGATCATGTGATTGCCGATATTGACGCTTTTCATCAAGCAATAAAGTTCGCTGAACAACAAGCTATGGCCGGAAATTTAGTCACATTTGGTATCGTTCCAACTTGCGCTCATACTGGCTATGGCTATATTCAAGCTGAGGAAAAAGCCACGATTTCTGCTGTTCAGCAGTTTGTCGAAAAACCTGACTCTGCTACGGCTGAAGCGTATCTGTCCTCAGGTGATTATTACTGGAACAGTGGCATGTTTATGTTCAAAGCATCAGTATTAATTGAGGAAATGAGCAAGTTTCATCCCGACATCGTTGAACAGTGTCGTTTAGCGGTTGCCAACAGCGAACAGGATTTAGATTTTGTACGCTTGAGTAAAGAGGCTTTTGAGGCCTGTCCATCTGATTCCATCGACTATGCTTTAATGGAAAAAACACAAAAAGCGGTGGTGGTTCCTCTTGATGCTGGTTGGAACGATGTTGGATCCTGGTCATCTCTGTGGGAGTGTTCACAACAGGATGAGAATAATAATGTTCTCAAGGGTGATGTTGAAATACAGAATGTAAAGAACGCTTATATACACAGTGAGCACCGACTTGTCTCGGCTATAGGTGTTGAAAATCTGGTCATTGTGGAAACAGCTGATGCGGTCATGGTTGCCAGCAAAGACCAAGCACAAGACATTAAAGACATTGTCGCCAAGCTAAAAAAACAATCACGTTCTGAAGCCGAAAATCATCGGCTTTGTTATCGACCATGGGGTTATTATGATTCCATCGATCTTGGCGAACGTTTTCAGGTCAAACGTATCCGAGTAAAACCGGGGGCATCTCTTTCATTGCAAATGCATCATCATCGAGCTGAGCATTGGGTAGTAGTTCAAGGTACAGCAGAGGTGACCAGAGAAGATGAAGTCTTTTTACTGTCAGAAAATGAATCTACCTTTATTCCTGTTGGGCAAAAACATCGATTGCATAATCCTGGCAGAGTAGCTCTAGAAATTATCGAAATTCAATCCGGTGGCTATCTTGGTGAAGACGATATTGTTCGCTTCCAGGATAATTACCATCGACACTAA
- the ndhC gene encoding NADH-quinone oxidoreductase subunit A, with product MLENYLPILLFIIIGIGFGVLPLLAGFVLGPRHPDSEKRSAYECGFEPFEDAHMKFDVRYYLVAILFIIFDLEIAFLFPWAIVLDEIGVFGLLAMFLFLAILVIGFVYEWKKGALEWE from the coding sequence ATGCTGGAGAATTATCTCCCGATTTTGTTGTTTATCATCATCGGCATCGGTTTTGGTGTTCTGCCATTGCTGGCCGGCTTTGTATTGGGACCTCGGCATCCTGACAGTGAAAAACGATCAGCCTATGAATGTGGATTCGAACCTTTTGAAGATGCCCACATGAAGTTTGATGTTCGTTATTATCTTGTTGCTATTCTTTTCATCATTTTCGATTTAGAAATTGCATTCCTTTTCCCATGGGCCATTGTTTTAGATGAGATCGGTGTGTTTGGTCTCTTGGCCATGTTTCTATTTTTAGCCATTTTGGTAATTGGGTTTGTATATGAATGGAAAAAAGGAGCGCTGGAGTGGGAATAG
- a CDS encoding NADH-quinone oxidoreductase subunit C: MMQTLKAKLEQNFSDVLLDCELVRDEITLHVAAEHIIEVCTTLRDDYQFEQLMDLAGVDYSEYGGSSWETKQSTEFGFSRAVDGLGHAEPVTDGYRFAVVYQLQSITHNQRLRLKVRLAAEQPIIDSVTKVWTGADWYEREAFDMFGILFDGHPDLRRILTDYGFVGHPFRKDFPLIGNVEMRYDENKKRVVYEPVSIEPRTLVPRVIRDDNRYLKDEK, translated from the coding sequence ATGATGCAAACCTTAAAAGCCAAACTAGAACAGAATTTTTCAGATGTGTTACTGGATTGTGAGCTGGTTCGAGATGAAATTACTTTGCATGTGGCGGCTGAACACATTATTGAGGTTTGTACGACCTTACGAGATGACTATCAATTTGAACAGTTGATGGACTTGGCCGGTGTAGATTACTCAGAGTATGGCGGGAGTAGTTGGGAAACCAAACAGTCGACAGAGTTTGGTTTTAGCCGGGCTGTAGATGGCTTGGGACATGCAGAACCCGTGACAGACGGGTATCGTTTTGCCGTGGTCTATCAGTTGCAATCCATTACACATAATCAACGCTTACGATTAAAAGTCAGATTGGCAGCCGAGCAACCCATTATAGACAGCGTGACAAAGGTATGGACTGGTGCTGATTGGTATGAGCGTGAAGCCTTTGATATGTTCGGCATTCTCTTTGATGGACATCCTGACTTACGACGCATTTTGACAGACTATGGTTTTGTCGGTCATCCGTTTCGTAAAGATTTCCCGCTTATTGGTAATGTTGAGATGCGTTACGATGAAAACAAAAAACGTGTCGTATATGAACCGGTCAGTATCGAACCCAGAACCTTAGTACCCAGGGTGATTCGTGATGATAACCGTTATCTCAAGGATGAGAAATAA
- a CDS encoding phosphomannomutase, which produces MNIHIEQLMSDSGVKFGTSGTRGLVKDMTDLVCFAYTSAFLQHLIHENQIQKGDQVGIGGDLRSSSPRIMNAVANACQHYGLQPVNLGFIPSPAVALYGIQHHMATIMVTGSHIPDDRNGMKFNLPIGEILQADEQAIKQQWVDIPDELFDDHGAFIKQDAVLTEPSLSAQKHYIERFTQFLPDNCLAGMTVGVYQHSAVGRDVLQQILSALGANTISLGRSEQFVSVDTEAIRPEDVELAQQWASEHALDAIVSTDGDSDRPLSSDEHGHWLRGDIVGLLTALYLRADIVVTPVSSNSCVNADFFEQVLRTRIGSPYVIAAMQTAATNSPEKGVVGYEANGGFLQQSAIELSGKTLSPLPTRDAIIVILSVLLLAKQRQQTVSELNASMPAIYTSSDRLKNFALEKSRLLLDTLIVDKQINSMQVQQLFPFMGEIKAVDTTDGVRLCFADDEIIHIRPSGNAPELRCYTEASREERAIELNQLALKAMSDWSEPV; this is translated from the coding sequence ATGAACATTCATATTGAACAGTTGATGTCAGATTCTGGCGTCAAATTCGGTACAAGTGGTACCCGTGGTCTTGTCAAAGACATGACAGATTTAGTGTGTTTTGCTTATACCTCAGCATTTTTGCAGCATTTGATTCATGAGAATCAGATACAGAAAGGGGATCAAGTTGGTATCGGTGGTGACTTGAGGTCCAGCAGTCCACGAATTATGAATGCAGTCGCCAATGCTTGCCAGCATTATGGTCTTCAACCTGTTAATCTGGGTTTTATTCCCTCCCCAGCAGTCGCCCTTTACGGTATTCAACATCATATGGCGACCATTATGGTTACCGGAAGCCATATTCCTGATGATCGGAATGGTATGAAGTTTAATTTGCCAATAGGTGAAATACTTCAGGCTGATGAGCAAGCTATCAAACAACAATGGGTTGATATTCCGGATGAGCTGTTTGATGACCATGGTGCGTTTATCAAACAAGATGCTGTTTTAACTGAGCCATCTTTATCTGCTCAAAAACACTACATTGAGCGCTTTACTCAGTTTTTACCAGATAATTGTTTGGCAGGCATGACGGTGGGTGTATATCAGCATTCTGCTGTGGGTCGAGATGTGCTGCAACAAATCTTGTCTGCATTAGGAGCCAACACTATTAGTTTAGGCAGGAGTGAGCAGTTTGTCTCAGTAGACACTGAAGCCATTCGGCCTGAAGATGTCGAACTTGCTCAACAGTGGGCAAGTGAACATGCTCTGGATGCCATTGTGTCAACAGACGGGGATAGTGACCGACCTTTGAGCAGTGATGAACATGGACACTGGCTCAGAGGCGATATTGTCGGCTTATTAACCGCGCTCTACCTGAGGGCGGATATCGTGGTTACGCCTGTCAGTAGTAACTCTTGCGTGAACGCCGACTTTTTTGAACAGGTGTTGCGAACACGAATCGGCTCACCCTATGTGATAGCAGCCATGCAAACAGCGGCTACAAACTCGCCTGAAAAAGGTGTGGTGGGATATGAAGCGAATGGTGGATTTCTGCAGCAATCAGCCATTGAGCTATCAGGAAAAACTCTAAGTCCACTACCCACACGTGATGCCATCATTGTGATTTTAAGTGTCTTATTATTGGCAAAACAAAGGCAACAGACAGTCTCTGAACTAAATGCATCGATGCCTGCGATTTATACCAGCAGCGATCGCCTGAAAAACTTCGCATTGGAAAAAAGCCGTTTATTGCTGGATACGTTAATAGTGGATAAGCAGATTAATAGCATGCAAGTACAACAGTTGTTTCCTTTTATGGGCGAGATCAAAGCAGTGGATACAACTGATGGTGTCAGACTATGTTTTGCAGATGATGAAATCATTCATATCAGGCCTTCTGGTAATGCACCTGAATTACGTTGTTATACTGAAGCTAGTCGTGAAGAACGAGCCATAGAGCTGAATCAACTTGCTTTGAAAGCGATGAGTGACTGGTCTGAACCTGTTTAA
- the xrtD gene encoding VPLPA-CTERM-specific exosortase XrtD — translation MGEKNLILSSVTRPMWSGYFLIILSLLVYILGELSALFILIQYSFVVTLVGLSMIFLGKASRYTLAPILLLLFAIPLPYVIEVVLTAKLQLVSSWLGVQVIRLFDIPVYLEGNIIDLGVYKLQVVEACSGLRYLFPLMSLGFIAAYFYRASFWKKAVIFLATIPITILMNSFRIGVIGVLVDNWGIAQAEGFLHDFEGWIIFMACAGLLALLIWLMEKLTTGNSFADVFGVEQYSNTKSILQDGSTSSSRNMVIFSLTVLTLVSSYGVTHYIDNRQEIIPEHNALVNFPMKLDEWTGYQMPLGSDVESKLAMTDYLLANYQNAQKQTVNFYVAYYETQRKGESPHSPRVCIPGGGWEIAAFDRIEANGHPANRVIIKKGTQEQLVYYWFQGHGRIVANEYINKWYLLQDSIIKNRTDGSLVRMVTMVADNETVAQAEQRLLSFMQVAEPKLKQYIAE, via the coding sequence ATGGGAGAAAAAAACCTGATTCTCTCATCGGTGACTCGTCCCATGTGGAGTGGTTATTTTTTAATTATTCTTTCACTTCTTGTATACATTCTCGGTGAGTTAAGCGCTTTATTCATCCTCATCCAATACTCATTTGTTGTGACGTTAGTAGGCTTGTCAATGATTTTCCTAGGCAAGGCTAGTCGATACACATTAGCTCCAATCTTATTATTATTATTTGCTATACCTTTACCCTATGTCATTGAAGTGGTACTGACAGCCAAGTTGCAATTAGTGTCATCATGGTTAGGTGTTCAAGTCATTCGTTTATTTGATATCCCTGTTTATCTTGAGGGTAATATCATTGATCTTGGGGTCTATAAACTTCAGGTAGTGGAAGCCTGCAGTGGATTACGTTACCTGTTCCCGCTAATGAGCTTGGGCTTTATTGCTGCATATTTCTACCGTGCCAGCTTTTGGAAAAAAGCCGTGATTTTTCTTGCTACGATTCCTATTACGATATTGATGAACAGCTTTCGCATTGGCGTGATTGGTGTATTGGTTGATAACTGGGGTATAGCTCAAGCAGAAGGTTTTTTGCATGATTTTGAAGGCTGGATCATTTTTATGGCTTGTGCGGGTCTACTTGCCTTACTGATTTGGTTAATGGAAAAACTCACTACAGGCAATTCATTTGCCGATGTGTTTGGCGTCGAGCAATACTCAAATACAAAATCCATACTCCAGGATGGTAGTACGTCATCATCACGGAATATGGTGATTTTTAGTCTAACTGTGTTAACCCTTGTTTCGAGCTATGGGGTGACACACTACATTGATAATCGCCAGGAAATTATTCCAGAGCACAACGCCTTAGTGAATTTCCCAATGAAACTGGATGAATGGACCGGTTACCAAATGCCACTCGGGAGTGATGTTGAGTCGAAGCTGGCCATGACGGATTATTTATTAGCCAACTATCAAAATGCACAAAAGCAAACCGTCAACTTCTATGTGGCTTATTACGAAACCCAACGGAAAGGCGAATCGCCGCATTCGCCTCGTGTCTGCATACCCGGCGGTGGCTGGGAGATTGCAGCATTTGACCGAATTGAAGCAAATGGTCATCCAGCTAACCGCGTCATTATCAAAAAAGGCACACAAGAACAGCTGGTCTATTATTGGTTTCAGGGACATGGTCGTATTGTCGCTAACGAATACATCAATAAGTGGTACTTATTACAAGATTCAATTATAAAAAACAGAACTGATGGCTCACTAGTAAGAATGGTAACAATGGTAGCGGATAATGAAACTGTCGCTCAGGCTGAACAACGTTTGTTGTCATTTATGCAGGTCGCCGAGCCGAAGTTAAAACAATATATTGCGGAATAA
- a CDS encoding tetratricopeptide repeat protein: MKASKRLLLVLMLGMAAGCGSSADTAADYVESGNEFFDNGNYDKARLEYKNAIQIDPRQAEPYYRLALLDEQNKNWKQMFANLTTVEQLDPNHVDAQIKLGRLYLLGGKLDEATTRADKALSIKPESFDGRILKASILAKEEKFDEASTLLAEVSNDYPEHKDILSLQVLILKDQGELPAALAKAKEAVEKYPEDMSLRLIELSLYNDMKDYRGMADVYEDILARKPDEREVVMSYAKLLVSKLDSYDQALTLLQTFLKNHPEDDEAQQFLLGLINQKNPQEALSKLDEMIEADPENYELRFAKAALLDKNGDVEGSVKELNDIINEDPQGINGNEARVMLASYYASQQDFKKARELAQAVLDVAPEESGALLVRAKLDLMDEKYDQAVTDLRTVLRNSPDSDEAMILLAQAYQRQGSDALAEDSFRQALAANPHNATAALTVAGLLVNENNYDKAEQVLVTALEQNPTNATLLQQLTEVRILKKDWQAGIETIDLLKDQQGDTLLSYLLSGQLYEGQSDYALAKAEYQAALELAPNSSRAMQGLATSMEALGENEQLETYLNNFNQQNPNSMNGFATLAIHYFRVEKAEQAIDILESKLAEQKKWTLGYSLLIDYYLRNDKLPEAANILKKAVDNVDDNIRFSLQLASIEESRGNYAEARDLYEGILAKNNNVDIAANNLASLLTDRFESPENLNRALEITQRFKTSTQPYFLDSYGWANVKLNKLDEAKPVLEQAVALEPNVAVFNYHLGVLHVKQGNSELARQYLNTAKQQASQNNESDLIVDIDSAISSLNN; the protein is encoded by the coding sequence ATGAAAGCGAGTAAACGTTTATTACTGGTGTTGATGTTGGGAATGGCAGCTGGCTGTGGCAGTTCAGCTGATACCGCAGCAGATTATGTAGAAAGTGGTAATGAGTTTTTTGATAATGGAAACTACGATAAGGCTCGACTGGAATACAAAAATGCTATTCAGATAGATCCTAGACAAGCAGAGCCCTACTATCGACTGGCATTGTTAGACGAGCAAAACAAAAACTGGAAACAAATGTTTGCCAACTTGACCACTGTTGAGCAGCTTGATCCCAATCACGTTGATGCTCAGATAAAGTTGGGGCGATTGTATCTGCTCGGTGGAAAACTTGACGAGGCGACCACACGAGCTGATAAAGCCTTATCAATAAAACCGGAAAGTTTTGATGGTCGAATTCTGAAAGCGTCTATTCTGGCGAAAGAAGAAAAATTTGATGAAGCATCAACACTGCTTGCTGAAGTTTCTAATGATTATCCAGAACATAAAGATATTCTCTCACTGCAAGTTCTCATTTTAAAAGATCAAGGTGAGCTTCCTGCTGCACTAGCAAAAGCAAAAGAGGCGGTTGAAAAGTATCCTGAAGATATGTCGCTGCGTTTAATCGAACTCAGTCTGTATAACGACATGAAAGATTATAGAGGCATGGCTGATGTCTACGAAGATATTTTGGCTCGTAAACCTGATGAACGTGAAGTGGTCATGTCTTATGCCAAATTGCTGGTATCAAAATTAGATAGTTATGATCAGGCTTTAACGCTTCTGCAAACCTTCCTAAAAAATCATCCAGAGGATGATGAAGCTCAGCAATTCTTATTAGGTTTAATTAACCAGAAAAACCCACAAGAAGCGTTATCAAAACTCGATGAGATGATTGAAGCTGATCCTGAGAATTATGAGTTACGCTTCGCAAAAGCCGCGTTGTTAGACAAGAACGGTGATGTTGAAGGTTCTGTCAAAGAGCTCAATGATATCATTAACGAAGATCCACAAGGGATCAATGGCAATGAGGCTCGAGTCATGCTTGCGTCATATTACGCATCACAGCAGGATTTCAAAAAAGCGCGTGAGCTGGCTCAAGCCGTTTTAGATGTCGCGCCAGAAGAAAGTGGGGCATTGCTGGTCAGAGCAAAACTGGACTTGATGGATGAAAAATATGATCAAGCGGTGACTGACCTGAGAACAGTATTAAGAAACTCACCTGATTCAGATGAAGCCATGATCTTGCTGGCTCAAGCGTATCAAAGACAGGGTTCTGATGCGCTCGCAGAAGATAGCTTCAGACAAGCTTTGGCAGCCAATCCACATAACGCCACTGCAGCATTAACGGTAGCAGGGTTGTTAGTTAACGAAAATAATTATGACAAAGCTGAGCAGGTACTAGTCACCGCTTTAGAGCAAAATCCTACAAATGCCACTTTACTCCAGCAACTGACTGAAGTCAGAATTCTGAAAAAAGACTGGCAGGCAGGTATTGAAACCATTGATCTACTTAAAGATCAGCAAGGGGATACCTTACTTTCTTATCTTCTGTCTGGACAATTATACGAAGGCCAAAGCGACTATGCTCTGGCAAAAGCTGAGTATCAAGCGGCGCTTGAATTAGCTCCAAATTCAAGTCGTGCGATGCAAGGTCTGGCAACCTCAATGGAAGCGTTGGGAGAAAATGAACAGTTAGAAACGTATCTGAACAATTTTAATCAACAAAATCCTAACTCGATGAATGGATTTGCAACACTGGCCATTCATTATTTCAGAGTAGAAAAAGCCGAACAGGCAATCGATATTCTTGAATCAAAGCTTGCCGAACAGAAAAAATGGACGCTGGGTTACTCTTTATTAATTGACTATTATTTGCGGAATGACAAGTTACCCGAAGCGGCAAATATACTGAAAAAAGCCGTTGATAATGTCGATGACAACATTCGATTCTCTTTACAGCTAGCTTCCATTGAAGAGTCACGTGGCAATTATGCTGAGGCACGTGATCTATATGAAGGCATTCTTGCAAAAAATAATAATGTCGATATTGCTGCCAATAATCTGGCCAGCTTATTAACGGATCGGTTTGAGTCGCCTGAGAATTTAAACCGCGCTTTGGAAATTACTCAACGGTTTAAAACGTCAACACAACCTTATTTTCTCGACAGCTATGGTTGGGCTAATGTGAAATTAAATAAGCTGGATGAAGCTAAGCCAGTACTTGAACAGGCGGTAGCATTAGAGCCCAATGTCGCTGTATTTAATTATCACCTAGGTGTGTTACATGTAAAACAAGGTAATAGTGAGCTAGCAAGACAATATCTGAACACGGCTAAACAACAAGCATCACAAAATAATGAAAGTGACTTAATAGTGGATATTGATTCAGCCATCAGCTCACTGAACAATTGA
- a CDS encoding hybrid sensor histidine kinase/response regulator: MSKSKWLSKPVVVAIVILLVAVITATVAASHLFSLIQEDVTTRLNTALTTSINRVKQSYTNHQRNSLYWAENTVIQQISLLANKQDNKVMQQDLYRLVDGNIKAILSNEGYLDYKLFSTHGDMILSGVSGFANEDNKVRLPLNIRTDLPTNTVYTSHPFMPSSSWQKTLGQNYPTPTMLFIAPVHDWAGKTVAFFAFEIDPDKIFNPAFHENQVGQTGQAYAIDEHGRMLTQSKFTKQLIQAGLIDAAHPLSELALEVRDPGVNLLSSEKKPVAANAPLTLMAKSLTQHQTGVSLKGYRDYRGAKVIGSWRWDDHLNMGIVTETEVAEVYKLYRSLLFSVVISIVFVIFMTAFGTYFYRRSTQQRIASLQQRDAIIKQTDDGFVTIDDVGKITMVNPAVCLLFGYQEAELIGQPVSILIDKNERHKHDSYLKHANIHEPKIIHRTRSLSATRKDGTEFPIELNISPMQFGHRKFYIGVIRDISERHQYQQELIKAMQQAKHANEAKSEFLAKMSHELRTPLNAIIGFSQLLQLDDLNEDQRESVSMIENSGNHLLSLINDILDLSRIESGHMSVSVEDVQLKPLIDDLIPFIQTQIQSLNLHIEESYPANISSLFVKADHIKLKQVLLNLLSNAAKYNKPNGKIKIIISSTYKSSLRIAIQDTGYGIDEKLQRRLFEPFDRLDKDNSGIQGTGIGLVISRELIKLMNGRFGFESEQDKGATFWIELQRSKATNGSLLSSEHHEPEQMEDDSKEHVKILCIEDNPTNLNLIKRVFRQYIQFDLIAASDAETGLALARQYEPEVILMDINLPGMNGFEALEALKRSAITRDIKTIALSANAMPQDIDKGLKAGFDYYLTKPVNFELLIETINRALERPI; this comes from the coding sequence GTGAGTAAGAGTAAGTGGTTAAGTAAACCTGTTGTGGTTGCCATCGTTATTTTATTAGTCGCAGTGATAACAGCCACTGTGGCTGCGTCGCACCTGTTTTCCTTGATTCAGGAAGACGTGACTACACGCCTCAATACCGCACTGACCACTTCCATCAATCGCGTTAAACAGTCCTACACCAATCATCAACGTAACAGCCTTTACTGGGCAGAAAACACTGTTATCCAACAGATTTCTTTATTAGCGAATAAGCAGGATAACAAAGTGATGCAACAAGATTTATATCGACTTGTTGATGGCAACATCAAAGCGATATTGAGCAATGAAGGTTACCTTGACTACAAGCTGTTCTCAACGCATGGCGACATGATTTTATCGGGAGTGAGTGGCTTTGCAAACGAAGACAATAAAGTCCGACTTCCCCTCAACATCCGTACGGATTTACCGACAAACACAGTCTACACTTCCCATCCTTTTATGCCTTCAAGCTCATGGCAGAAAACACTTGGGCAGAATTACCCCACGCCAACCATGCTCTTTATTGCCCCCGTTCATGATTGGGCTGGAAAAACAGTTGCTTTTTTTGCTTTCGAAATCGATCCCGACAAGATTTTCAACCCTGCTTTTCATGAAAACCAAGTGGGGCAAACAGGCCAAGCCTACGCGATAGATGAACATGGGCGAATGCTCACTCAAAGTAAGTTTACTAAGCAGCTTATCCAAGCCGGATTAATTGATGCTGCTCATCCATTAAGCGAATTGGCACTGGAAGTGCGAGATCCCGGCGTTAATCTCTTAAGCTCTGAGAAAAAACCAGTTGCTGCAAATGCTCCGCTTACGCTGATGGCGAAATCATTGACCCAACACCAGACGGGTGTGAGCCTGAAAGGATATCGTGATTATCGCGGTGCCAAAGTCATCGGTAGCTGGCGCTGGGATGACCATCTGAATATGGGAATCGTGACGGAAACAGAAGTCGCCGAAGTTTATAAACTCTATCGTTCCCTATTATTCAGTGTGGTTATCAGCATCGTATTTGTGATTTTCATGACGGCATTTGGTACCTATTTCTATCGCCGCTCAACGCAACAACGCATTGCCTCACTACAACAACGTGATGCCATCATAAAACAGACTGATGATGGCTTTGTCACTATTGATGATGTTGGAAAAATCACCATGGTGAACCCCGCTGTCTGTCTGTTATTTGGTTATCAGGAAGCGGAACTTATCGGTCAACCAGTTTCTATTCTGATAGATAAAAATGAACGACATAAACATGATAGTTATCTTAAGCATGCCAATATTCATGAGCCTAAAATCATACACAGAACGCGTTCTTTATCTGCCACCAGAAAAGACGGCACCGAATTTCCCATTGAACTTAACATCAGTCCGATGCAATTTGGCCATCGGAAATTCTATATTGGTGTAATTCGGGATATTTCAGAACGTCACCAATATCAGCAAGAGTTAATCAAGGCCATGCAACAGGCCAAGCACGCTAATGAAGCAAAAAGTGAATTTCTGGCAAAAATGAGTCATGAACTTCGCACACCACTCAATGCCATCATTGGTTTCTCGCAGCTCTTACAGCTAGATGATCTAAATGAAGATCAGCGTGAATCGGTCAGCATGATCGAGAATTCAGGAAATCATCTACTCTCACTGATTAATGACATACTGGACTTATCACGTATTGAAAGCGGCCATATGTCAGTCTCAGTGGAAGATGTGCAATTAAAACCGCTTATTGATGACCTTATTCCCTTTATTCAAACTCAAATTCAGTCTTTAAATCTGCATATTGAAGAGTCATATCCAGCCAATATTTCATCTTTATTTGTGAAAGCCGATCACATTAAACTCAAACAGGTGTTACTCAATCTTTTATCTAACGCGGCCAAATACAACAAACCGAATGGCAAAATTAAGATTATTATAAGCAGTACTTATAAATCCTCTCTTCGTATTGCTATCCAGGATACCGGCTACGGCATTGATGAAAAATTACAACGTCGCCTGTTTGAACCTTTCGATCGTCTTGATAAAGATAACTCAGGTATACAGGGCACCGGTATTGGTTTAGTCATCAGCCGAGAGCTGATTAAACTTATGAACGGACGCTTTGGCTTTGAAAGTGAGCAAGACAAAGGCGCCACATTTTGGATTGAACTGCAACGTTCCAAGGCGACAAACGGCTCTCTATTATCATCAGAACATCACGAACCAGAACAAATGGAGGATGACTCCAAGGAACACGTCAAAATCTTATGTATTGAAGATAACCCAACTAATCTCAATTTGATTAAACGTGTCTTTAGACAATATATTCAGTTTGACCTTATCGCTGCTAGCGATGCTGAAACAGGCTTGGCATTAGCCAGACAATATGAACCAGAAGTCATTCTGATGGATATTAACTTACCGGGGATGAACGGCTTTGAGGCATTAGAAGCACTCAAACGTTCGGCGATCACCCGTGACATCAAAACGATTGCACTGAGCGCGAACGCCATGCCACAGGATATAGATAAGGGGTTAAAGGCGGGTTTCGATTATTATCTGACTAAGCCAGTCAACTTTGAATTATTAATTGAGACCATCAACCGGGCATTGGAGAGACCTATCTAA